A single window of Chloracidobacterium sp. DNA harbors:
- a CDS encoding SOS response-associated peptidase, with translation MCGRASQRGKREDFKNYIYEFEPQGDLFRGNIKPTQKVSIVINDRNTVKTVEARWWCQLEGAKEWSTKYATFNANIERLESSPMWRNLLKSKRCIMPVTSFYEWPEKGKPPLEIFANGGHPFALAGLWSTWFDGGVRRESFAVITTAANDFMSAYHRAMPVILESKDIQKLWLLEGGMDILRGFECHLTGKPLTDKIENVYPDRSDGLA, from the coding sequence ATGTGCGGACGAGCATCACAGCGCGGAAAGCGCGAGGATTTCAAAAATTACATTTACGAATTTGAACCGCAGGGCGATCTGTTTCGCGGCAATATCAAGCCGACCCAAAAGGTGAGCATCGTCATCAATGACCGCAACACGGTCAAGACAGTCGAGGCGCGATGGTGGTGTCAACTTGAGGGTGCCAAGGAATGGAGTACTAAATACGCGACATTTAACGCCAATATCGAACGGCTCGAATCGAGTCCGATGTGGCGAAATCTGCTCAAGAGCAAACGCTGCATAATGCCGGTCACAAGCTTTTATGAATGGCCGGAAAAGGGAAAGCCGCCGCTCGAGATCTTTGCCAACGGCGGCCATCCTTTTGCTCTCGCCGGACTTTGGTCGACGTGGTTCGATGGTGGCGTCCGGCGTGAGTCATTTGCCGTAATTACGACCGCGGCGAATGATTTTATGTCGGCGTATCACCGGGCGATGCCGGTAATACTTGAGAGCAAAGATATACAGAAACTCTGGCTGCTAGAGGGCGGAATGGACATTTTGCGCGGCTTTGAATGTCATCTGACCGGCAAGCCATTAACTGACAAGATCGAAAACGTATATCCGGACCGATC
- a CDS encoding RNA polymerase sigma factor has translation MDSAVGDLKTATDFQLTQLAGKGDMGAFEEVYTRHHRRVYSICLRMLQNASEAEDLTQDVFIQLYRKIGSFRGDSAFTTWLHRMTVNQVLMHFRKRNVKFEKTTEEGETPDQIVTGSTNPMKMQIVDKIALENAIAQLPTGYKNVFVLHDVEGFEHEEVARILGCSVGTSKSQLHKARLKLQKLLKKKANPRLVGLNA, from the coding sequence ATGGATTCAGCCGTCGGAGATCTTAAGACCGCCACCGATTTCCAGCTTACTCAGTTGGCAGGCAAGGGCGATATGGGGGCCTTTGAGGAGGTCTACACGCGGCATCACCGCCGGGTCTATTCGATCTGTCTGCGGATGCTGCAGAACGCCTCTGAGGCAGAAGATCTGACACAGGACGTTTTTATACAGCTCTATCGTAAGATCGGTAGTTTTCGCGGCGACTCGGCCTTTACCACGTGGCTTCACCGTATGACGGTCAACCAGGTGCTGATGCACTTTCGCAAGCGAAACGTGAAGTTTGAAAAGACAACCGAAGAGGGCGAAACACCCGATCAGATCGTCACCGGCAGCACAAACCCGATGAAGATGCAGATCGTCGATAAGATCGCACTCGAAAACGCGATCGCCCAACTGCCGACCGGATACAAGAATGTATTTGTTCTGCACGACGTCGAGGGCTTCGAACACGAAGAGGTCGCCCGCATTCTCGGATGCTCGGTCGGCACATCAAAATCGCAGTTGCACAAAGCCCGACTAAAACTGCAGAAACTGCTCAAAAAGAAAGCCAATCCGCGTCTGGTCGGACTCAACGCATAA
- a CDS encoding PilZ domain-containing protein has translation MDDRRYGGRHMISFPVRVRWKNSEGKEITQDGLTENVGPQGTLVYLPRNLPLVGGKVSLTVTENPEDEVSVTAQVIRLERNASHPQVALQLTDGMRIWKKKVWEVAGAIIASEQPEPLDEW, from the coding sequence ATGGATGACAGACGCTATGGCGGCCGCCATATGATCTCATTTCCGGTTCGTGTCCGATGGAAAAACTCGGAGGGCAAAGAGATCACTCAGGACGGTCTGACCGAAAATGTCGGGCCGCAGGGCACCCTGGTCTACCTTCCGCGTAATCTACCGTTAGTCGGCGGTAAGGTCAGTCTGACCGTGACCGAAAATCCCGAGGACGAAGTCTCGGTGACCGCTCAGGTCATCAGGCTTGAGCGCAACGCATCACATCCGCAAGTCGCATTACAACTCACGGACGGGATGCGGATCTGGAAAAAGAAGGTGTGGGAAGTCGCCGGGGCGATCATCGCATCGGAGCAACCTGAACCGCTCGATGAGTGGTAG
- a CDS encoding PaaI family thioesterase: protein MSDNVQLTEITPEMRAFAENALHSLSFSKLIGMRLVDLQRDVAVISIEMRDDLRQPSGVLHGGVTATLIDTAMAFAVRTRLSIAEATATIDLTIHYLRPHITGTFTCTAKVVRAGKRIFTVSADVVNEHGKHIATAVSTYTRL, encoded by the coding sequence ATGAGTGACAATGTCCAACTTACTGAGATAACTCCGGAGATGCGCGCATTTGCCGAAAATGCTCTGCACAGCCTGTCGTTTTCAAAACTCATAGGTATGAGGCTGGTCGATCTGCAACGCGACGTTGCGGTGATCAGTATAGAGATGCGCGACGACCTGCGGCAGCCAAGCGGCGTACTGCACGGCGGCGTCACTGCGACGCTGATCGATACGGCGATGGCATTTGCCGTACGGACGCGGCTCAGCATTGCCGAGGCGACCGCGACGATCGACCTGACGATCCACTATCTGCGGCCGCATATCACCGGCACATTTACCTGCACCGCCAAGGTCGTAAGGGCCGGCAAAAGGATATTCACCGTCTCGGCCGACGTTGTCAATGAGCACGGTAAGCACATCGCGACGGCCGTTTCGACATACACGCGTTTGTAG
- a CDS encoding carbonic anhydrase — protein sequence MIGCSDCSTTEPDILGIKMNRIMSHKNLGNLVHLSDLSSISVVETAVNFLKVEKITVCGHYDCVAIAAALNDRPVGAAGNWLRIIDRVAEKYRLHLDGIRDTSRRFTRLCELNVIEQVHRLCSSPCVIGAWERGQSLTVRGWIFDAEAGAAKDLGFKISSVTDIEDRFDGALARLDRKPGRS from the coding sequence ATGATCGGATGCTCAGACTGTTCGACGACCGAACCGGATATCCTGGGCATCAAGATGAACAGGATAATGTCGCACAAGAACCTTGGGAATCTTGTTCATCTCTCGGACTTATCCAGCATCTCGGTGGTGGAGACGGCAGTTAACTTCCTAAAGGTGGAGAAAATTACTGTCTGTGGACACTACGATTGCGTTGCGATCGCGGCCGCACTTAACGATCGACCCGTCGGAGCAGCGGGAAACTGGCTTCGTATCATCGACCGGGTCGCCGAAAAATATCGACTCCACTTGGACGGTATCCGAGACACTTCACGGCGATTTACAAGGTTGTGTGAACTGAATGTTATCGAACAGGTGCACCGGCTGTGTTCATCGCCGTGCGTGATAGGAGCCTGGGAACGCGGACAATCTCTGACTGTCCGGGGATGGATCTTTGACGCGGAAGCAGGTGCAGCGAAAGATCTTGGCTTCAAAATTTCGTCGGTAACGGATATCGAGGATAGATTCGATGGGGCTCTGGCTCGGCTCGATCGAAAGCCGGGTCGCAGTTAA
- a CDS encoding 3D domain-containing protein, which translates to MKNLFRGGAVLLLLSLFVVFIYAQTSPESTLANANVLQPTIKSTISIDNNLILEDQIINQQSFNQQDDRKKLVKKTVSVTAAGAGASKGAFSATAYCLQGKTAMGHGVRRGIIAADPRFLKLGSRVTISAGPWSGTYLVSDTGGAIKGKKIDIWVPSCSEARKFGRRGVEIFSAQ; encoded by the coding sequence ATGAAGAATCTCTTTAGAGGAGGCGCGGTTCTGTTGCTACTTAGTTTGTTCGTAGTATTTATCTACGCACAAACGTCGCCGGAATCAACACTCGCCAATGCGAATGTTTTGCAGCCTACAATTAAAAGTACAATTTCAATTGATAATAATTTAATTTTAGAAGATCAGATAATTAATCAGCAGTCATTTAATCAGCAGGACGATAGAAAAAAATTAGTTAAAAAGACCGTATCGGTCACCGCAGCAGGTGCGGGAGCAAGTAAGGGAGCATTTTCCGCTACGGCTTATTGCCTGCAGGGAAAAACAGCAATGGGTCACGGCGTTCGTCGAGGTATCATTGCTGCGGACCCGAGATTTTTGAAACTTGGATCGCGTGTCACTATCAGTGCAGGCCCCTGGAGCGGAACGTACCTCGTTTCCGACACCGGCGGTGCGATCAAGGGCAAAAAGATCGATATCTGGGTACCCAGTTGCTCTGAGGCTCGAAAGTTCGGACGCCGTGGCGTCGAGATCTTTTCGGCTCAGTAG
- a CDS encoding ABC transporter ATP-binding protein codes for MDQLRKFARYFKPYKWMILAGIFFILCSMSFGLFVPYMVGQAIDDLRAGVTREKIIFYPLVILGINLASGIFLFLQRRVLINTSRHIEFDMRRDFYASLVGQPLEYFQNNRVGDLMARATNDLSAVRQMVGPMILYSFQAIFALAISLPIMLNISVKLTLLLLIPMPLVSLTVKFLGDQIHRRFEKIQGFFSDITARAQENLTGVRVVRAYAQEDAEIEKFQELNREYATRNLQLVNYSAAMRPLLFFFIGLGFVIIVAVGVPMAVSGEITAGDFTALMLYLQRMIWYLIALGYVVNLYQRGTASLKRFNEILEAETAIEDQDGVTERPKIRGTIEFRDLNFAYNGKPVLQNIDLQIESGKTIALVGRTGSGKSTLVSLIPRLMDAPDGSVLVDGIPVRDYPLAQLRRSIGFVPQETFLFSDTLAANIAFGIDEEREKRSGSMTVEDAARIAGLADDISEFPGGYEQLVGERGITLSGGQKQRTAIARAVMREPRILILDDSLSAVDTYTEETILHNLRKVRTGRTTLIVSHRVSTIRDADLICVLDHGRIIERGTHDQLLVLGGEYADLYERQLLEEELDATE; via the coding sequence ATGGACCAACTTCGTAAATTTGCCCGCTACTTCAAGCCGTACAAATGGATGATCCTGGCAGGGATCTTTTTCATTTTGTGCTCAATGTCGTTTGGGCTGTTTGTCCCGTATATGGTCGGGCAGGCGATCGATGACCTAAGGGCCGGCGTGACGCGTGAAAAGATCATTTTCTATCCGCTGGTGATATTGGGCATCAATCTCGCGAGTGGTATTTTTCTATTTCTGCAGAGGCGCGTGCTGATCAATACATCGAGGCATATCGAATTTGATATGCGGCGCGATTTTTACGCATCTCTGGTCGGTCAGCCGCTCGAGTATTTTCAAAACAACCGTGTCGGCGACCTGATGGCACGTGCGACCAACGATCTGTCGGCGGTCCGGCAGATGGTCGGGCCGATGATCCTGTACAGTTTTCAGGCGATATTCGCCCTGGCGATCTCTCTGCCGATAATGCTCAATATTTCGGTCAAGCTGACGCTGCTGCTGCTGATCCCAATGCCGCTCGTGAGCTTAACGGTCAAGTTTCTCGGCGATCAGATCCATCGGCGGTTCGAAAAGATACAAGGCTTTTTCTCCGACATTACGGCACGCGCACAGGAAAATCTGACCGGCGTCCGAGTCGTTCGGGCCTACGCACAGGAAGACGCCGAGATCGAAAAATTTCAGGAACTCAACCGCGAATATGCTACCCGCAATCTACAGCTCGTAAACTATTCGGCAGCAATGCGTCCGCTGCTGTTCTTTTTCATCGGATTGGGCTTTGTGATCATCGTTGCGGTCGGCGTGCCGATGGCCGTCAGCGGCGAGATAACGGCGGGCGATTTTACGGCCCTGATGCTGTATCTGCAGCGGATGATCTGGTACCTCATCGCCCTTGGGTACGTGGTCAATCTGTACCAACGCGGCACTGCCAGCCTCAAGCGATTCAACGAGATACTCGAGGCCGAAACCGCGATCGAGGATCAGGACGGCGTCACCGAACGCCCTAAGATCCGCGGCACTATCGAATTTCGCGATCTGAACTTTGCTTACAACGGAAAACCGGTGCTGCAGAATATCGACCTCCAGATCGAGTCCGGTAAGACGATCGCTCTCGTCGGCCGGACCGGCAGCGGCAAATCGACACTTGTCAGCCTGATCCCACGCCTGATGGACGCCCCGGATGGCAGCGTACTTGTCGACGGTATTCCGGTCCGCGATTATCCGCTCGCCCAACTTCGCCGATCGATCGGATTTGTCCCACAGGAAACATTTCTGTTCAGCGACACACTTGCCGCCAACATCGCATTTGGGATCGACGAGGAGCGAGAGAAGCGAAGCGGTTCGATGACCGTCGAAGACGCTGCCCGCATTGCGGGTCTCGCCGACGATATATCTGAATTTCCGGGCGGCTATGAGCAACTTGTCGGCGAACGCGGTATAACGCTCTCGGGCGGGCAAAAACAGCGAACCGCCATTGCCCGTGCCGTAATGCGCGAACCAAGGATATTGATACTCGATGACTCGCTCTCGGCGGTCGATACCTACACCGAAGAAACGATATTGCACAACTTGCGCAAAGTCCGGACGGGCCGGACCACGCTGATCGTCTCGCACCGCGTTTCCACCATTCGCGATGCCGACCTGATCTGTGTCCTCGATCACGGCCGGATCATCGAGCGCGGCACCCACGATCAACTCCTCGTCCTCGGCGGCGAATACGCTGACCTCTACGAGCGGCAGCTTTTAGAAGAGGAATTGGATGCGACGGAATAG
- a CDS encoding saccharopine dehydrogenase NADP-binding domain-containing protein codes for MKILILGAGRMGHGAVFDLINNSPDVESVTVADFDLKKADAVADAVDPARVTPHHIDASNESDVARLMAGHDSVISCVNYWYNVSLSRAAIATGANFCDLGGNNYIVDEQLALDAAAKAAGVNVIPDCGLAPGMVSILAMHGAARFDSVDEIHIRVGGLPQNAQPPLNYQLVFSVEGLINEYIESARVIRDGKIVEVESMTELESLSFDGFPPLEAFQTSGGTSTLPDTFLGKIRELDYKTIRYAGHCDKFKTMIDLGLCSSDEIVADFVSTTPRKVFAELLQKHLPADGPDYVLVRLDFAGAKDGAQRKLRYDIVDKLDESTGMSAMMRTTAFPASIIAQMMARGDVLSRGATPQEKAIDPEKFVSELEKRDIVISISGA; via the coding sequence ATGAAAATCTTAATACTCGGCGCCGGACGAATGGGACACGGCGCCGTTTTTGATCTAATAAACAATTCGCCGGACGTCGAGAGCGTCACGGTTGCCGATTTTGATCTGAAAAAGGCCGACGCGGTCGCCGACGCGGTCGATCCCGCACGCGTCACGCCGCATCACATCGACGCCTCAAACGAATCCGACGTCGCTCGTTTGATGGCCGGCCACGACTCCGTGATATCGTGCGTCAATTATTGGTACAACGTTTCGCTTTCGAGGGCGGCGATCGCCACCGGAGCTAACTTTTGCGATCTCGGCGGCAATAACTACATCGTCGACGAACAGCTTGCTCTTGATGCGGCCGCCAAGGCCGCCGGCGTCAATGTCATTCCTGATTGCGGCCTGGCTCCCGGAATGGTGTCAATACTTGCGATGCACGGTGCGGCGAGATTTGACTCGGTCGACGAGATCCACATTCGCGTCGGCGGACTGCCGCAGAACGCGCAACCGCCACTAAATTACCAACTTGTCTTTTCGGTCGAAGGCCTGATCAACGAATACATCGAGTCGGCGCGCGTCATACGCGACGGCAAGATCGTCGAGGTCGAGTCGATGACTGAACTCGAAAGTCTCTCATTCGACGGCTTTCCGCCGCTCGAGGCTTTTCAAACGTCCGGCGGCACATCGACACTGCCCGATACATTTCTCGGCAAGATTAGGGAACTCGACTATAAAACAATCCGCTACGCCGGGCACTGCGATAAATTTAAGACAATGATCGACCTCGGCCTCTGCTCGAGCGACGAGATCGTCGCCGATTTTGTCAGCACAACGCCGCGAAAGGTTTTCGCCGAGCTCCTGCAAAAACATCTTCCCGCCGATGGCCCGGACTACGTGCTTGTGCGGCTGGACTTTGCTGGTGCGAAAGACGGCGCACAACGGAAACTCCGCTACGATATCGTCGATAAACTCGACGAGAGCACCGGAATGAGCGCGATGATGCGAACCACCGCCTTCCCCGCCTCCATAATCGCCCAAATGATGGCCCGCGGTGATGTTTTATCGCGAGGAGCAACGCCGCAAGAGAAAGCGATCGACCCGGAAAAGTTCGTTTCAGAGCTTGAGAAACGAGACATCGTCATCTCAATTTCGGGCGCGTAA
- a CDS encoding helix-turn-helix transcriptional regulator, which produces MENLKPKDAAELMGVSYPTIKKWIYDGKIKSMKTPGGHHRIPTSEVERVLGESLPRRTSRLEPGRSADQISVRNQLVGVVTDIRIDGFFAEVAVDVGGQRILSIITRQGCDELGLKVGMKAYALFKATEVMISRR; this is translated from the coding sequence ATGGAAAATCTAAAGCCGAAAGATGCGGCAGAGTTAATGGGCGTTAGCTATCCGACGATCAAAAAATGGATATATGACGGCAAGATCAAATCGATGAAAACCCCGGGCGGACATCACCGAATACCCACGAGCGAAGTGGAACGAGTACTCGGCGAATCGCTACCACGACGCACTTCGCGTTTGGAACCGGGGCGTTCGGCAGATCAGATCAGCGTTAGGAATCAGTTGGTCGGCGTTGTGACGGACATCAGGATCGATGGTTTCTTTGCCGAGGTCGCCGTGGACGTCGGAGGACAACGGATACTTTCGATAATCACCCGGCAGGGCTGCGACGAGTTGGGGCTTAAGGTCGGGATGAAGGCGTATGCCCTCTTCAAGGCGACCGAGGTTATGATCAGCCGGCGTTAA
- a CDS encoding aminotransferase class V-fold PLP-dependent enzyme — MNQDIRSLFPILESYAYLNSAAVSPMPTTAVEAITSQLHDVAGHGSLHYPAWVATKDRSRAILAEMLSVRPEQVAFVRNTSDGFASIAAGIDWQTGDNIVSFAGEFPSNFYPWRRVRDDYGVELRLVDEIDGRIDLERLISLIDADTKVVALSAVQFASGFRADLERVGRAARAVGALFCVDIIQGLGAMPFDLPAQFVDAACGASHKWLCAPEGCGFIYLSDRARERIKPTLIGWISVETPWDFADREQPLKPNALAWESGTGPSSLFYGLEQSLTLLHSTGAERIEEHLANLSDQICDGLAGRDYEIVSSRLPGERSQIVCVRHRGGLTSNQVAAELQERNIVVSPRGDRLRIAPHFYNNENDIERLLGAMP, encoded by the coding sequence ATGAACCAAGATATCAGATCACTGTTTCCGATACTCGAGAGTTATGCTTACCTTAATAGTGCGGCGGTCTCGCCGATGCCGACGACCGCCGTCGAAGCGATCACGTCGCAGTTGCACGACGTCGCGGGACACGGTTCGCTCCATTATCCGGCGTGGGTCGCGACCAAGGATCGCTCGCGGGCTATCCTGGCCGAAATGCTAAGCGTGCGGCCCGAACAGGTCGCCTTTGTCCGAAACACGTCTGATGGCTTTGCGTCTATCGCCGCCGGTATCGACTGGCAGACGGGCGATAATATCGTTAGCTTTGCAGGCGAATTTCCTTCCAACTTCTATCCGTGGCGGCGCGTGCGTGACGATTACGGTGTCGAACTCAGGCTCGTTGACGAGATCGATGGCCGCATCGACCTTGAACGACTGATCTCGCTGATCGACGCTGACACAAAGGTCGTCGCCCTTAGTGCGGTGCAGTTTGCATCCGGCTTTCGGGCTGACCTCGAACGCGTCGGCCGTGCTGCCCGTGCTGTAGGTGCTTTGTTTTGTGTAGACATCATCCAGGGTCTCGGTGCGATGCCTTTCGATCTGCCGGCCCAGTTTGTCGATGCTGCGTGCGGAGCGAGCCATAAGTGGCTCTGTGCTCCTGAGGGCTGCGGATTTATCTATCTGTCGGATCGGGCACGTGAACGCATCAAGCCGACGCTTATCGGATGGATCAGCGTCGAAACGCCCTGGGATTTCGCCGACCGCGAGCAACCTCTAAAACCAAACGCCCTTGCGTGGGAAAGCGGTACCGGGCCATCGTCGTTGTTCTACGGACTCGAACAGAGCCTGACGTTGCTGCATTCGACCGGTGCCGAACGTATCGAAGAACATCTTGCAAATCTTTCGGATCAGATCTGCGACGGACTTGCGGGCCGCGATTACGAGATCGTCAGTTCACGTTTGCCCGGTGAGCGCTCGCAGATCGTCTGCGTTCGGCATCGCGGCGGACTTACGTCAAACCAGGTCGCGGCCGAACTTCAGGAAAGAAATATCGTCGTCAGCCCGCGAGGCGACCGCCTGCGTATCGCTCCACATTTCTATAATAATGAGAATGATATAGAGAGACTACTCGGAGCGATGCCTTAG
- a CDS encoding heme-binding protein, whose translation MITLEDARRIIAAAEKKAVEIGQPMNIAVADAGGNLVALVRMDNAWMGSIDISIKKAWTSRAFDISTKDLAEHSQSGDQFFGIHASNGGKVMIFAGGIPLKKDGKVVGAIGVSGGGGDQDHAVAEAGAAAY comes from the coding sequence ATGATCACACTAGAAGATGCACGAAGAATAATTGCGGCTGCTGAGAAAAAGGCAGTTGAGATCGGTCAGCCGATGAATATTGCGGTGGCGGATGCGGGCGGCAATCTTGTCGCACTCGTTCGAATGGACAATGCGTGGATGGGCAGTATTGATATTTCGATCAAGAAGGCCTGGACGTCACGAGCCTTCGATATTTCGACCAAAGACCTCGCCGAGCACAGTCAATCGGGCGATCAGTTTTTCGGTATCCACGCTTCGAACGGCGGTAAGGTAATGATCTTTGCGGGCGGAATTCCGCTCAAAAAGGACGGCAAGGTCGTCGGAGCTATCGGCGTATCAGGCGGAGGCGGCGACCAAGACCACGCCGTTGCCGAGGCCGGGGCAGCCGCTTACTGA
- a CDS encoding NADP-dependent isocitrate dehydrogenase codes for MENLNVPITVAYGDGIGPEIMDATLSIIQAAGARLDIETIAIGESVYLSGNTSGIEREAWDSLRRTKIFLKSPITTPQGGGFKSLNVTVRKTLGLYANVRPCVSYHPFVDTKHPVMDMVIVRENEEDLYAGIEHRQTREVYQCLKLITRPGCEKIVRYAFEYARQNNRKKVSCFTKDNIMKMTDGLFHRVFDEIAAEYPKIENEHWIVDIGAAKLADTPEKFDVVVMPNLYGDILSDVAAQIAGSVGLAGSANIGEHVAMFEAIHGSAPDIAGQNIANPSGLIHGAIMMLAHIGQRDVAEKVHNAWLRTIEEGIHTPDVYKEGISTEAVGTREFAAAVIERLGQLPEKLKVAEYPESAETISTAYVPSTNLRTIRKETVGVDIFLEWSGGLPSELGEILKRADTQGLQLQMITNRGVKVYPEGMPETFCTDHWRCRFHSVNKGTHVSTAQIVELLTRIDALGLELIKLENLCTFDGELGYSLGQGQ; via the coding sequence ATGGAAAATCTAAATGTACCTATAACAGTAGCTTACGGCGACGGCATCGGTCCGGAAATAATGGACGCCACGCTCAGTATCATCCAGGCCGCGGGTGCCCGCTTAGACATCGAAACGATCGCGATCGGCGAAAGCGTCTATCTATCGGGTAACACCTCCGGCATCGAGCGAGAGGCGTGGGACTCACTGCGGCGGACAAAGATCTTTTTGAAATCGCCCATCACGACGCCTCAGGGCGGCGGATTTAAATCACTTAATGTGACGGTTCGCAAGACGCTCGGCCTTTATGCGAATGTCCGGCCCTGCGTTTCCTATCATCCATTCGTGGATACAAAGCATCCCGTGATGGATATGGTGATCGTTCGTGAGAATGAAGAGGACCTCTACGCCGGTATCGAACACCGCCAAACGCGCGAAGTTTACCAATGCCTAAAGCTCATTACGCGTCCGGGATGCGAAAAGATCGTCCGGTATGCGTTTGAATATGCCCGGCAGAATAACCGTAAAAAAGTGTCATGTTTTACCAAGGACAACATTATGAAAATGACAGATGGATTGTTCCATCGGGTCTTCGACGAGATCGCGGCTGAATATCCGAAAATAGAGAATGAGCACTGGATCGTCGATATCGGTGCTGCAAAACTCGCCGATACGCCTGAAAAATTTGACGTCGTTGTAATGCCGAACCTTTACGGCGATATCCTCTCCGACGTCGCGGCCCAGATCGCGGGTTCGGTAGGCCTCGCAGGCTCAGCGAATATCGGCGAACACGTTGCCATGTTTGAGGCGATCCACGGTTCAGCTCCGGATATTGCCGGCCAGAACATTGCCAATCCCTCCGGACTTATACACGGTGCGATCATGATGCTCGCTCACATCGGACAGCGCGACGTTGCCGAAAAGGTACACAACGCGTGGCTCCGAACGATCGAGGAAGGTATTCACACACCCGACGTCTATAAGGAAGGTATCAGCACCGAGGCGGTCGGAACACGTGAGTTTGCGGCCGCGGTTATCGAGCGGCTTGGTCAACTACCGGAAAAACTGAAAGTGGCCGAATATCCCGAATCAGCCGAAACGATATCTACGGCCTACGTTCCGTCCACAAACCTTAGGACGATTCGCAAAGAGACTGTCGGTGTCGACATATTCCTTGAGTGGAGCGGCGGACTGCCGAGTGAACTTGGCGAGATACTGAAACGTGCGGACACGCAGGGCCTCCAGCTGCAGATGATCACAAATCGCGGCGTCAAAGTCTATCCCGAGGGAATGCCCGAGACCTTCTGCACCGATCATTGGCGTTGCCGCTTTCATTCCGTGAATAAGGGCACTCACGTCAGCACGGCTCAGATCGTGGAGTTGCTCACCCGGATCGACGCATTGGGGCTCGAGCTCATAAAACTCGAAAACCTTTGCACGTTCGACGGTGAGCTCGGATATTCGCTCGGCCAGGGCCAATAG
- a CDS encoding SGNH/GDSL hydrolase family protein — MDKDDTNLRRLQAKFVLGAAAIAPISPFLFMQGSITRWKVGVLPAAAGPLTGIAGEGDDPARLYVIGESTVAGLGARTHELALAGRFAKHLSDHIKRPVEWDVLGKNGVTARRTIDELVPHMPDKQFDYILLGIGGNDVMRLSSPRRWREDMTELIGIMRRKHPDAVIFISNCPMIKYTHAIPPPSKQLLWQLSQMHDANIKEFTRDMERVFYYPQPVEVRLDGFFADGIHPSEQGYNDWSAAMIKFFTENYEW, encoded by the coding sequence ATGGACAAGGACGACACCAACCTAAGGCGGCTGCAGGCAAAGTTCGTACTCGGTGCGGCGGCGATCGCGCCGATATCGCCATTTTTATTTATGCAGGGGTCGATCACGCGGTGGAAGGTCGGTGTGCTGCCTGCCGCCGCCGGACCGCTGACCGGCATCGCAGGCGAAGGCGATGATCCGGCGAGGCTCTATGTCATTGGCGAATCGACGGTCGCCGGCCTTGGTGCCCGCACACACGAACTCGCACTTGCCGGACGCTTCGCCAAGCACCTTAGCGATCATATTAAACGCCCCGTCGAATGGGACGTACTCGGCAAAAACGGCGTGACCGCCCGCCGCACGATCGACGAACTCGTGCCGCATATGCCCGACAAGCAGTTCGATTATATTCTGCTCGGAATCGGCGGTAACGACGTGATGAGGCTCTCTAGCCCACGCCGTTGGCGCGAGGATATGACCGAACTCATCGGCATTATGCGGCGTAAGCACCCGGACGCCGTCATCTTTATCTCCAATTGCCCGATGATCAAGTACACCCACGCGATACCGCCGCCGTCCAAGCAGCTTTTATGGCAGCTATCGCAAATGCACGACGCCAATATCAAGGAATTTACCCGCGATATGGAGCGCGTTTTCTATTATCCGCAACCGGTCGAAGTCAGACTCGATGGATTCTTCGCCGATGGCATTCATCCATCTGAACAGGGTTATAACGATTGGTCCGCGGCGATGATCAAGTTTTTCACCGAAAATTACGAATGGTAG